The sequence tggcccaaaacgttaggggtatttttgcaccttaaccctcaTTTAAAAGGACCCCAATACATTTTGCAACATGGTTGTGAAGTACATCTTTCGCGACATGCGTCGCAAAATGTATCCAAGGTCCCGGACTCCTCACGAAACCCtctgtttttgttaaattttaacTTTGGATTGTTGAACTTTAATGTGATTTCACCTGGGTTATGGCAATGAATCTTGAGGAGTAATGATGTTGTTAAAAACTCTATCGCTGGCCTTCTTTGACTATAAACaaagacaaaataaaataaggaaTGCAAATCTAAATGAAGAAGGAATAGTAATTGGTTGtaaagaaataatttggaaaaATTGACATACTTCTTTCTCCCAATTAGTGCTCAAAGTTATTACCAATAGGCCTACTGCTTGGGCAACCAGTGCTACTATAATTCCTGTCCACAGCCCCTGTCAACCACATTTAACAACTTTCAAcgtggcttaatacatcatctgCAACTGAAATTGTCCAAAAAGCTCAATTGGTTTgttaaacttttaaagtgttccgTTAGCTTtttcaacttgcttaaagtgtctcgataaccccctcaacttgcttaaaatggaGTCAATTAATCTTTTGGTTGCCAAAAAAAAGTTAGCTGCATGCTTAAAGTTGTTGCACTCGCCAAACTTTTCATCTCTTATATATTAGAAACTCATACTCCaaccttggtcgttttacttttctaGACGTGTGCAACACACTTTAGCATGCAACTAACTTTTTTGTAACCGAATGATCAATTGactacattttaagcaagttgagcgTTCTATCAGGATATTTTAAGCACATTGAGGGAGCTattggaacactttgaaagttcaggagatCAATCgaactttttgaacaagttcaaagagcaaatgatatattaaacctttCAATCTTGTAAcccaaatatcatatataaaacACATAACTCACTTTGATTTTATTTCAACTGTGTTCtagtaaaatatatatataggtcaTTAGAATtaaacataatttttaatttctgaCTACTTAAACGGAACAATTGATTGTCAATTGAAGTTTAAAGATAAGATTTGTGAAGACACTATGGAGGCAAATGGCAGACAAAAGCTAATTAATTTGTGAAGAAAAGGACATGAATGTACCTTTCCTCCAAGATGGTAGACAAAAGCTAAAATGACAGAACAAGGTATGCCAATGAGATAGTAAGCTCCCAAATTAATAAATGCCCCAATCTTCTGCCATCCACAACCTCTTGCAGTTCCTGACAAAATCAATCAATTAAGAGTTTGTTAGATTGAATGGCatcaaaaacaaaacaaaacaaatactACAGTAAAATACAAGTGCAGACAAACCTGAAAGCACAGattgaatgccatcaaaaacaTGGACTACAGCAATCAATACCAAAATTTGTGCTACATAATTCACTAGTCTTTCTTCATTGCTGTATGAGTATCCCCAAAGTCTACGACCCACAATTAAGACAGATCCTACCAAAATGCCTTCTGTAATAACTATGAAGGATGCAACGCATACTGCTATACGAGCTGCTCGTGGCCGTCCAGCACCCAGTTCGTTTGACACTCGCGTACTAATTAATATGTACACATATATGAGAAAGTCTGTCATAAGGACAAATTTAAGTATTTAAATCTTGATGTTACAGGCTAACTGAGCTTACCTTATTGCTCCACTGAGTCCTAGGGGTATCATGTACATCATTGCACTTGTGTTAAGACTGCCAATTTACCACAACTGGTTAGAAATATTAGTGTAAAGGATAATTACAATCATTCCATTAGTCTAACCTGATAGATAGCACCGAAGTTTCAAGTTGTGGATTAGGAAGAAGACCGCCTAACAGAACCATCATTTCAAACGACCAAATCTCCAAGCTATTTCAAAACATAAAACTTAAAACACGCATAcccaattgaatttatataattaatttgaagAGAGAAACAAATTGAACAACACCTGAGCATCACCGATGAAGGAATTGCCAGTCTAAGGTAACTGAGAATTCCATGGAGATGTAGAGCATCCTTGGAAAAGCCAGTCCATGTTTTGTTACAGGAAGGATATTTTGTGACATAAACCATTAATAAGATTGCATTAATCCAATAAGATATAGCATTGGAAAAAGCAGCACCTTTAGCTCCAAGTCCAGACTTAAACACAAGTATCCAGCAAAGTAATATGTGAAACA comes from Euphorbia lathyris chromosome 8, ddEupLath1.1, whole genome shotgun sequence and encodes:
- the LOC136203199 gene encoding protein DETOXIFICATION 16-like isoform X3, with product MFVGHLGELPLSSASIATSFASVTGFSLLKGMGSALDTFCGQSYGAKQYSMVGVHLQRAIVVLLLTSIPLAIIWANAAQILLFLKQDPLISIEAGHYARFMIPSIFGFAIQECLIRFLQTQHNVIPMVLCSGITTLFHILLCWILVFKSGLGAKGAAFSNAISYWINAILLMVYVTKYPSCNKTWTGFSKDALHLHGILSYLRLAIPSSVMLSLEIWSFEMMVLLGGLLPNPQLETSVLSISLNTSAMMYMIPLGLSGAISTRVSNELGAGRPRAARIAVCVASFIVITEGILVGSVLIVGRRLWGYSYSNEERLVNYVAQILVLIAVVHVFDGIQSVLSGTARGCGWQKIGAFINLGAYYLIGIPCSVILAFVYHLGGKGLWTGIIVALVAQAVGLLVITLSTNWEKESKKASDRVFNNIITPQDSLP
- the LOC136203199 gene encoding protein DETOXIFICATION 16-like isoform X2 — its product is MEDERLKAPLVKCGTETREKIKKEEIKEEAKKQLKLAGGLVCVNLFMYMIQVISVMFVGHLGELPLSSASIATSFASVTGFSLLKGMGSALDTFCGQSYGAKQYSMVGVHLQRAIVVLLLTSIPLAIIWANAAQILLFLKQDPLISIEAGHYARFMIPSIFGFAIQECLIRFLQTQHNVIPMVLCSGITTLFHILLCWILVFKSGLGAKGAAFSNAISYWINAILLMVYVTKYPSCNKTWTGFSKDALHLHGILSYLRLAIPSSVMLSLEIWSFEMMVLLGGLLPNPQLETSVLSISLNTSAMMYMIPLGLSGAISTRVSNELGAGRPRAARIAVCVASFIVITEGILVGSVLIVGRRLWGYSYSNEERLVNYVAQILVLIAVVHVFDGIQSVLSGTARGCGWQKIGAFINLGAYYLIGIPCSVILAFVYHLGGKGLWTGIIVALVAQAVGLLSKKASDRVFNNIITPQDSLP
- the LOC136203199 gene encoding protein DETOXIFICATION 16-like isoform X1, coding for MEDERLKAPLVKCGTETREKIKKEEIKEEAKKQLKLAGGLVCVNLFMYMIQVISVMFVGHLGELPLSSASIATSFASVTGFSLLKGMGSALDTFCGQSYGAKQYSMVGVHLQRAIVVLLLTSIPLAIIWANAAQILLFLKQDPLISIEAGHYARFMIPSIFGFAIQECLIRFLQTQHNVIPMVLCSGITTLFHILLCWILVFKSGLGAKGAAFSNAISYWINAILLMVYVTKYPSCNKTWTGFSKDALHLHGILSYLRLAIPSSVMLSLEIWSFEMMVLLGGLLPNPQLETSVLSISLNTSAMMYMIPLGLSGAISTRVSNELGAGRPRAARIAVCVASFIVITEGILVGSVLIVGRRLWGYSYSNEERLVNYVAQILVLIAVVHVFDGIQSVLSGTARGCGWQKIGAFINLGAYYLIGIPCSVILAFVYHLGGKGLWTGIIVALVAQAVGLLVITLSTNWEKESKKASDRVFNNIITPQDSLP